A stretch of Treponema vincentii F0403 DNA encodes these proteins:
- a CDS encoding methyl-accepting chemotaxis protein: protein MKNSYSSLSIRAQLLIMLTIPFAIIVFLLSLVWFVQAKRIITVNAQETLVAEKNYYLSLLNTFVTERARILETTAREVERHLDDPQAMYDVASNIDKNFHENLFDIYAGLENGVYIDSSDWQPPADFIPKRRPWYTVAIRNNKTSFTDVYMDSVRNIPMITMSTPLIKDGATVGVLATNIKIDKLQSLLMEHDSGGKNTVFIVDHTGHFVVHPEYSFNDTVDSITDKRYKAFLGNMQNDTDKLLRINVGKDYYLSIPHYDTMTGWIFCIGVSEQSIFSDIYTMRFKAFLFGAVVFLICAIAVFLSLSYVTSMFRQINNALKNIAEGEGDLTVNLSVRTSKEFSAMSSYFNRTIEKIRTSISMVKANTDSMRQVGSELAGNVTQTASAIHEINANIVGVKQQSLTQSASVTETAATVEEIVKTIKQLNGSIEAQAGSVAQSTASIEQMVANIASITQMLNKTSDSIKDLVIATNAGKETIVTSNGVTQKLAEESGSLMEASSVIQHIASQTNLLAMNAAIEAAHAGEAGKGFAVVADEIRKLAEESSVQGKTITATLKMLSGEIETLSDSSKTVEDKFNAIFNLADQVKDMSNRLTEAMREQEKGSKEVLTAIKNINMVTMEVQAGSEEMLKGGESVTREMHKLDNLTHIITDSMNEMASGAEQINRAVHEVDEISQKNKKSIMTLAQEISKFKV from the coding sequence ATGAAAAACAGTTATTCGTCTCTTTCCATAAGAGCACAATTATTAATTATGTTGACCATCCCCTTTGCAATCATTGTGTTTTTGCTGTCGTTGGTATGGTTTGTCCAAGCAAAACGGATAATCACCGTAAATGCACAGGAAACGCTTGTCGCGGAGAAAAATTACTACTTATCGCTTCTTAATACGTTCGTAACGGAGCGGGCAAGGATATTGGAAACAACCGCCCGTGAAGTTGAACGGCATCTCGACGATCCTCAGGCGATGTATGACGTGGCCTCAAACATTGATAAAAATTTTCATGAAAATTTATTCGATATATACGCCGGACTTGAAAACGGTGTATATATCGACTCATCCGACTGGCAGCCTCCCGCAGATTTTATTCCCAAAAGACGGCCATGGTATACAGTTGCGATACGAAATAACAAAACCTCATTTACCGATGTTTATATGGACAGCGTGCGGAATATTCCGATGATTACCATGAGTACTCCGCTTATCAAAGACGGCGCTACGGTCGGTGTTCTTGCAACGAATATTAAGATTGATAAACTGCAATCGCTGCTGATGGAGCATGATAGCGGCGGAAAAAATACCGTATTCATCGTCGATCACACGGGACATTTCGTCGTACACCCCGAATATTCGTTTAATGACACGGTCGATAGTATTACCGATAAAAGGTATAAGGCTTTTCTCGGCAATATGCAAAACGATACCGATAAGCTCCTGAGAATTAATGTCGGCAAGGATTATTATCTTTCCATTCCGCACTATGATACTATGACCGGCTGGATATTCTGTATCGGTGTATCGGAACAAAGTATTTTCTCTGACATATATACCATGCGGTTCAAAGCATTTTTGTTCGGCGCGGTTGTCTTTTTGATATGCGCGATCGCTGTTTTCCTGTCGCTTTCGTATGTTACTTCTATGTTCAGACAGATAAACAACGCACTGAAAAACATAGCGGAAGGTGAAGGCGATTTAACCGTCAATTTATCCGTCCGTACCTCAAAAGAATTCAGCGCTATGTCATCGTATTTTAACCGGACAATAGAAAAGATAAGAACTTCTATCAGTATGGTAAAAGCAAACACGGATAGCATGAGACAGGTCGGCAGCGAGCTTGCCGGTAACGTAACCCAAACGGCAAGTGCAATCCATGAAATCAATGCAAATATCGTCGGCGTTAAACAGCAATCGTTAACGCAAAGTGCAAGCGTTACCGAAACCGCTGCAACCGTTGAAGAAATCGTTAAAACAATCAAGCAGCTCAATGGCAGTATTGAAGCGCAAGCAGGAAGCGTCGCTCAATCTACCGCTTCGATAGAACAGATGGTCGCAAATATTGCTTCTATAACACAGATGTTAAATAAAACTTCCGATTCCATCAAAGACCTTGTAATAGCTACAAACGCCGGTAAAGAAACCATCGTAACGTCGAACGGCGTAACACAAAAACTTGCCGAAGAATCAGGTTCGTTAATGGAGGCGTCTAGCGTTATTCAGCACATTGCCTCACAAACGAATTTACTTGCAATGAATGCGGCTATCGAGGCAGCCCATGCAGGAGAGGCGGGGAAAGGCTTCGCCGTCGTTGCCGATGAAATCAGAAAACTTGCTGAAGAATCTTCGGTTCAAGGAAAAACAATAACGGCAACGCTTAAAATGTTAAGCGGCGAAATTGAAACGCTTTCGGACTCTTCTAAAACGGTTGAGGACAAATTCAATGCTATTTTCAATTTGGCGGACCAGGTAAAGGACATGAGTAACCGGCTTACCGAAGCAATGCGAGAACAGGAAAAGGGCAGTAAAGAAGTGCTGACTGCCATCAAAAATATCAATATGGTTACAATGGAAGTACAGGCCGGTTCCGAAGAAATGCTCAAAGGCGGAGAAAGCGTTACGCGAGAAATGCACAAACTCGACAACTTAACGCATATTATTACGGACAGTATGAACGAGATGGCTTCCGGCGCGGAGCAAATCAATAGAGCCGTCCATGAAGTGGATGAAATCAGCCAGAAAAATAAGAAAAGCATTATGACGCTGGCTCAAGAGATTTCCAAATTCAAAGTTTAA
- a CDS encoding HIT family protein has translation MDNCIFCKIIKGEIPCMKVYEDEHTIVFMDIAKDVDGHILVVPKKHVTNILDADGKTFHHVMDTVKKVAKHCVDNCGYEGINILNANNQCAGQTVFHLHIHLIPRKSGDAIPGFPRFGGAVHPIEDIYKKLKM, from the coding sequence ATGGACAACTGTATTTTTTGTAAAATTATTAAGGGTGAAATTCCGTGCATGAAAGTCTATGAAGATGAGCACACGATTGTCTTTATGGATATTGCAAAGGATGTCGACGGGCATATACTCGTTGTGCCTAAAAAGCATGTTACGAATATCTTGGATGCCGACGGAAAAACGTTCCATCATGTAATGGATACGGTGAAAAAGGTAGCAAAGCATTGTGTAGACAACTGCGGGTATGAAGGCATCAATATACTGAATGCAAATAACCAATGTGCGGGGCAAACGGTTTTTCATCTCCATATACATTTGATTCCGAGAAAATCCGGCGATGCCATACCGGGTTTCCCAAGGTTCGGCGGAGCGGTACACCCGATAGAAGACATCTACAAAAAACTTAAAATGTAA
- the ispE gene encoding 4-(cytidine 5'-diphospho)-2-C-methyl-D-erythritol kinase — translation MNNTSSMSADAVSLCAYAKINIHLKVLAKREDGFHNLESIFQRISIADYLSITRSNDLHGCTVESPLLPLPAENTLTKAWTVFSGATGIDTGIAVRLIKNLPAGSGLGAGSSDAAALLKAVNELFAMPLSNAELTELALQVGSDVPFFLSGNAGVVTGRGEVFKPLQARTDCFGILIWPDVQSSTKEAYLLLDDQKKEPFDEPDAWGYEKLSEQYHAPFKAWQFVNDFQPMLEQRYPVISRVCTDFYEQGAEFAQMSGSGSAVFGLFRSERLMTSAFQVLAKRWSWCKPFLLLA, via the coding sequence ATGAATAATACTTCAAGCATGAGTGCCGATGCAGTTAGTCTTTGTGCTTATGCAAAGATTAATATTCATCTAAAGGTTCTGGCAAAAAGAGAAGACGGGTTTCATAACCTAGAAAGTATTTTTCAGCGTATTTCGATAGCAGATTATCTTTCCATAACAAGATCAAACGATTTGCACGGTTGTACGGTTGAATCTCCTTTGTTGCCGTTACCGGCTGAAAACACACTGACGAAAGCGTGGACGGTGTTTAGCGGCGCAACAGGTATTGACACCGGTATAGCAGTACGGCTGATAAAAAATCTTCCTGCGGGAAGCGGTTTGGGAGCAGGGTCTTCCGATGCAGCCGCTTTGCTGAAGGCTGTAAATGAGCTTTTTGCAATGCCTTTGAGCAATGCCGAACTGACAGAACTTGCTTTGCAGGTTGGAAGCGACGTACCGTTCTTTCTTAGCGGTAATGCAGGTGTTGTTACAGGGCGGGGTGAGGTTTTTAAGCCGCTGCAAGCCCGTACCGATTGTTTCGGTATACTGATTTGGCCGGATGTACAGAGTTCAACAAAAGAAGCGTATCTGTTGCTGGACGACCAAAAGAAAGAGCCTTTTGATGAGCCTGACGCATGGGGATATGAAAAACTAAGCGAACAGTATCATGCTCCGTTTAAAGCATGGCAGTTCGTTAATGATTTTCAACCGATGCTTGAACAGCGTTATCCTGTTATCAGCCGGGTGTGTACCGATTTTTATGAACAGGGTGCGGAATTTGCGCAAATGAGCGGTTCCGGATCGGCTGTTTTCGGGTTGTTTAGGTCTGAACGCCTTATGACGTCAGCTTTCCAAGTTTTGGCAAAAAGATGGAGCTGGTGTAAACCGTTTCTCTTACTTGCTTAA
- the spoVG gene encoding septation regulator SpoVG, with amino-acid sequence MTITDVQIRKTVAEGKLKAYATVTFDECFVLHNVKLIEGEKGVFVAMPSRRTKTGTYKDIAHPITPEFRSVLQEKILSAYEACAES; translated from the coding sequence ATGACGATCACTGATGTCCAAATCCGGAAAACCGTAGCTGAAGGCAAATTGAAGGCTTACGCAACCGTTACCTTTGACGAATGCTTCGTATTGCATAATGTGAAGCTTATTGAAGGGGAAAAGGGCGTTTTTGTTGCGATGCCGAGCCGCAGAACTAAGACCGGCACGTATAAGGATATTGCCCATCCGATAACGCCTGAGTTCCGATCGGTGTTGCAAGAAAAAATACTTTCCGCATACGAGGCTTGTGCTGAAAGCTAG
- a CDS encoding 50S ribosomal protein L25: MEERVLTACRRTGFGKAAAAKCRRADRLPAVMYDHAGHSTAIDVPYRDFEKLFKTVTESTLITVKVDEKDEYEVFIKDYQYDIVTDKVSHADFYAVERGQLLRTKIQIRLSGSPEACRQGAILETGIAELEVECLPRNLPERIIVNVETLGANEAIHVRDIKVPEGVKILTDADLAVAMVKFVKEEAPAATEEAAPADAAAPADAAAPEAKA; the protein is encoded by the coding sequence ATGGAAGAGAGAGTTTTGACTGCCTGCCGCCGTACAGGTTTTGGAAAAGCCGCTGCTGCAAAGTGCCGCAGAGCTGATCGTTTGCCTGCAGTTATGTATGATCATGCCGGTCATTCAACGGCTATTGATGTTCCCTATCGCGATTTTGAAAAATTATTCAAAACAGTTACCGAGAGTACCCTTATCACCGTTAAGGTGGATGAAAAAGACGAGTACGAAGTTTTTATTAAAGATTATCAATATGATATAGTGACCGATAAAGTTTCCCATGCAGATTTCTATGCCGTTGAACGCGGTCAGCTGTTGCGGACTAAAATCCAGATTCGGCTTTCCGGTTCTCCTGAAGCTTGCCGCCAAGGCGCTATTTTGGAAACTGGTATTGCAGAACTTGAGGTTGAATGTTTACCGCGCAACTTGCCTGAGCGTATTATAGTTAATGTCGAAACGCTCGGTGCTAACGAAGCTATTCACGTGCGGGATATTAAAGTTCCCGAAGGTGTTAAGATTTTAACGGATGCCGACCTCGCAGTTGCAATGGTTAAATTTGTGAAAGAAGAAGCTCCTGCCGCAACGGAGGAAGCTGCTCCTGCAGATGCTGCCGCACCTGCGGATGCCGCCGCTCCGGAAGCAAAAGCGTAG
- the tilS gene encoding tRNA lysidine(34) synthetase TilS, whose protein sequence is MPTHPLVDAVFHNLKPIVGNSSCHFLLACSGGADSTALLLAFRQLQPVLSCRLSVVTVNHNIRSAEESADDSAFVAGLCSGFEPAIPYIIEEIPAGEVARYAKERGRGTEDAARTLRYCLFEKTADSVSADFIVTAHNLSDVYETVLMRLFQGGGTASLSIMPVRRGRYLRPLITVERNSIEEFLRQQGIVWREDATNAGNTYLRNRIRHYLLPALSQAFGGWRAGLDKTLQRIALDRSFCENALVSAQTNFTGAADWTACRHGAIAIEAAFFDLLPPALRLRLLEQGCRRLGIGERVPLGILLRLSSELPVEPSETPPVSTKPLDIMEKQASSHARISAAGILRLERRGGRLLLFDNTAYMKLYNQKSYSLTITKCGLYVYPLGQLEVYKIAEGIFIRDSEDKSQGIGPLTLPLSIRSRRAGDRIQMSSGKLKEVKKILNEWHVDSLARELLPIIIEDSCIQKCTRIRALYGSMLGYKNWFVEE, encoded by the coding sequence ATGCCTACCCATCCGCTTGTCGATGCCGTATTTCACAACCTTAAACCCATCGTAGGGAATTCCTCTTGTCATTTTTTGCTTGCATGCTCCGGCGGTGCGGATTCTACAGCATTACTGCTGGCCTTTCGGCAGCTGCAGCCGGTTCTTTCATGCCGGTTATCCGTTGTTACCGTTAACCATAATATCCGCAGTGCGGAAGAAAGCGCGGACGATTCTGCTTTTGTCGCCGGTTTGTGCAGCGGTTTTGAACCGGCTATTCCTTATATTATTGAAGAAATTCCCGCGGGAGAAGTTGCCCGCTATGCAAAGGAACGCGGGCGGGGAACCGAAGATGCCGCGCGTACGCTCCGGTATTGCCTTTTTGAAAAAACAGCCGATTCCGTAAGCGCCGATTTTATTGTTACGGCACATAACCTAAGCGATGTATATGAAACGGTGCTGATGCGGCTTTTCCAAGGCGGCGGCACGGCGAGCTTATCGATAATGCCGGTGCGGCGGGGGCGATATTTGCGGCCGCTTATTACGGTAGAGCGGAACAGTATAGAAGAATTTTTGCGGCAGCAGGGGATTGTGTGGCGCGAAGATGCAACGAATGCGGGGAATACGTATCTGCGCAACCGGATTAGGCATTATCTGCTGCCGGCATTGTCCCAAGCCTTCGGCGGATGGCGCGCCGGACTGGATAAAACTTTGCAGCGGATTGCGTTAGATCGCTCGTTCTGTGAAAACGCGCTGGTCTCCGCACAGACCAACTTTACCGGCGCAGCGGATTGGACTGCGTGCAGGCACGGTGCAATCGCAATCGAGGCTGCTTTTTTTGATTTGCTGCCGCCTGCGCTGCGGCTTAGGCTGCTTGAACAAGGATGCCGGCGGCTTGGTATCGGGGAACGGGTTCCGTTAGGGATACTGCTTCGACTTTCGTCTGAACTGCCGGTAGAGCCATCGGAAACGCCGCCAGTATCGACAAAACCATTAGATATTATGGAAAAGCAAGCGAGTAGTCATGCAAGGATTTCGGCAGCCGGTATTCTCCGGTTGGAGCGTCGCGGCGGACGCCTCCTTCTTTTTGACAATACGGCATACATGAAGCTTTACAATCAAAAATCGTATTCTCTTACTATTACGAAATGCGGCCTATATGTGTATCCTCTTGGACAGCTGGAAGTTTATAAAATAGCCGAAGGGATTTTTATTCGGGATAGCGAAGATAAAAGTCAGGGGATCGGCCCGCTTACACTGCCTCTTTCGATACGCTCAAGGCGCGCCGGCGACCGGATTCAAATGAGCTCCGGGAAATTAAAAGAAGTAAAAAAAATTTTGAATGAATGGCATGTTGATTCACTTGCCCGCGAACTTTTGCCGATTATCATAGAGGATAGCTGTATACAAAAATGTACGCGTATCCGCGCTTTGTACGGCAGTATGCTTGGATATAAGAACTGGTTTGTGGAGGAATAA
- a CDS encoding S1C family serine protease, whose protein sequence is MRLSRSLYKICALLIVSLCFYSCTTVAPSFSPAIDYTDGRSVIREIEAVRSLIAEKPLEALLRAKRLTLYSETTAGEINSLYQETESAVEKLFADAVENGRWEEALKIFRSLAALGHTPAQWTEQKLISAQQNEWKEKKFDALIQDSARLSGGANDAPSLETVRKMMQGVVTVWVDRGMTIEKGLGRADRMIGSGFFIDANGYLVTNYHVIQSEVDPEYEGYSRVYIKLPNNPTARIPAKVIGWDSVFDLALLKTEITPAVYFQLGSSEDLNIGSRIYAIGSPAGLEQTLTSGIVSAQNRRLLSLGSVLQIDAPINHGNSGGPIIDEAGRVQAIVFAGLERNEGLNFAIPVELLRLILPRLYAGGETIHAWMACYGFSVRESPQQEGGTELAYTVTGSSASVIPAGAVITHLNGQAVPSLEALQAELMRFSTGTIVKLSGYAPSKTEAAPSNSDTVTGSSTGADANSSADTVSDATGSTGGAERLGHSWEKTRQDWYVQLEARPKQPAELVYRKDSRARAMLPLYGIYLESAGGKKSFRITDVIPGSYADETGFSAGDYLEIRTMEVQKDMEAVYTQIYTKRRKSAYLDTFIDIWTYLDNPSYF, encoded by the coding sequence GTGAGATTGAGCCGATCTTTGTATAAAATATGCGCACTGCTGATTGTATCTTTATGTTTTTACTCTTGCACAACGGTTGCCCCGTCTTTTTCTCCCGCCATCGATTACACGGATGGGCGCAGCGTCATACGGGAGATTGAAGCTGTCCGCAGCCTTATTGCAGAAAAACCGCTTGAAGCATTGCTGCGGGCTAAACGGTTAACGCTGTATAGCGAAACCACCGCCGGCGAAATCAATTCACTCTATCAAGAGACCGAAAGTGCCGTTGAAAAGCTGTTTGCCGATGCCGTAGAAAACGGGAGATGGGAAGAAGCTCTCAAAATATTCCGCTCGCTCGCTGCGCTGGGGCATACTCCTGCGCAGTGGACTGAACAAAAACTGATATCGGCACAACAAAATGAATGGAAAGAAAAAAAGTTTGATGCGTTGATTCAAGATAGTGCCCGATTATCCGGTGGAGCAAATGATGCCCCCTCTTTGGAAACGGTTAGAAAGATGATGCAGGGTGTTGTAACGGTTTGGGTTGACCGCGGTATGACAATTGAAAAAGGCTTGGGCAGAGCAGACCGTATGATCGGTTCGGGTTTTTTTATCGACGCTAACGGTTATTTAGTTACAAACTATCATGTTATTCAAAGCGAGGTTGACCCCGAATACGAAGGATATTCCCGCGTATACATTAAGCTGCCGAATAATCCTACGGCACGGATACCGGCAAAGGTTATCGGCTGGGATTCGGTTTTTGACCTTGCACTTCTTAAAACGGAAATTACCCCCGCGGTTTATTTTCAGCTCGGTTCTTCAGAGGATTTAAATATCGGAAGCAGAATCTATGCGATCGGCTCTCCCGCCGGCTTGGAACAAACGCTTACCTCCGGTATTGTTTCGGCACAAAACCGGCGTCTTTTATCCTTGGGCAGTGTATTGCAGATTGATGCCCCTATTAACCACGGTAATTCAGGCGGGCCGATTATCGATGAAGCAGGGAGGGTGCAGGCTATTGTGTTTGCAGGGCTTGAGCGCAACGAGGGTTTAAATTTTGCGATACCGGTTGAATTGCTGCGGCTCATTCTCCCTCGGCTCTATGCAGGTGGCGAAACAATCCATGCATGGATGGCCTGTTACGGCTTTTCCGTAAGGGAATCACCGCAGCAGGAAGGGGGAACGGAACTCGCATATACGGTGACGGGATCATCCGCCTCTGTGATTCCGGCAGGCGCCGTTATTACCCATCTGAACGGACAGGCTGTCCCTAGTTTGGAAGCGCTGCAGGCGGAGCTGATGCGGTTCAGCACCGGTACCATTGTTAAGCTTTCAGGGTATGCGCCTTCCAAAACCGAAGCAGCGCCTTCAAATTCGGATACTGTTACCGGCAGCAGTACCGGCGCCGATGCAAACAGCAGTGCGGATACTGTCAGTGATGCAACCGGCAGTACCGGCGGCGCAGAACGGCTGGGGCATAGCTGGGAGAAAACGCGGCAGGATTGGTACGTGCAGCTTGAAGCCCGTCCGAAGCAGCCTGCCGAGTTGGTGTACCGCAAGGACAGCCGTGCAAGGGCTATGCTGCCGCTGTACGGTATCTATCTCGAAAGCGCCGGCGGAAAAAAATCCTTCCGGATAACGGATGTTATTCCCGGCAGTTATGCCGATGAGACCGGTTTTTCTGCAGGCGACTACCTCGAAATCCGTACGATGGAAGTACAAAAAGATATGGAAGCGGTTTACACTCAAATCTATACGAAACGCCGGAAGTCCGCCTACCTCGATACGTTTATAGATATTTGGACATACTTAGATAATCCGTCATACTTTTAG
- a CDS encoding TrkH family potassium uptake protein, protein MNMIGIKLRANLSGVAFILSLAVLFLQQFYASFAVSIVIHLMDGIILALIVAGTFLPMRQEKYIQQYFQKHAMLCLSTFLFCAVFVFFKIKIGFIPSSPELILMFALIKNIFLFGKIIKNTADTAGGTERIMLNPAGTLLISFFMVIITGAFLLMLPAATPGTSHLDFLSALFTATSAVCVTGLSVIDVATELTAVGKVILILLVQIGGLGIMVFSFFGMLAFRRKLSIAEKLTVSYMVSEDDMSGLFKALRVIIFSTFLVEAVSAVFLFIGFSRTMGMSVKTLQFAAFHAVSAFCNAGFALFSNNLESFTGDPIVSLTVSFTIILGGIGFAVMYDVVHKLTVELKNLFAKNKKTVFLLPLNTQIVLAMTAGALFIAFAAFYLLEHTHTMKDFSLREQYLGAFFQAVTLRTAGFSTVSFASLTNATLLMMVFVMFAGGASGSTAGGIKLNTVAVVFAFFRSFLKNDRTVVIKKMSIPDEQVKKAFLIFGFGLSIVCAAVFVLTITETLPFLPMVFETVSAFATVGLSTGITSQFSVAGKLILIFLMFIGRVGPLTILTAAGKKEHSDTVDYPYGAISIG, encoded by the coding sequence ATGAATATGATTGGAATAAAACTCCGTGCAAATCTGTCCGGTGTTGCCTTTATACTGAGTTTAGCGGTGCTGTTTTTGCAGCAGTTCTATGCGTCATTTGCCGTCAGTATTGTTATCCATCTAATGGATGGCATTATTCTTGCGCTGATCGTTGCCGGAACTTTTTTACCGATGCGGCAGGAAAAATACATTCAGCAGTATTTTCAAAAACACGCCATGCTCTGCTTGAGCACGTTCCTTTTTTGTGCGGTATTTGTCTTTTTTAAAATAAAAATCGGCTTTATTCCTTCATCCCCCGAACTTATTCTTATGTTCGCACTTATAAAGAATATTTTCCTGTTCGGGAAAATTATCAAAAATACGGCGGACACGGCGGGGGGCACGGAGCGGATTATGCTGAACCCGGCAGGAACCTTGCTTATTTCATTCTTCATGGTGATTATCACGGGGGCGTTTTTGCTGATGCTGCCGGCGGCCACACCCGGAACCAGCCATCTCGATTTTTTATCGGCGCTTTTTACCGCCACCTCTGCGGTGTGTGTAACGGGGTTGAGCGTCATCGATGTTGCAACCGAACTTACGGCAGTCGGCAAGGTGATTTTGATTTTGCTTGTCCAAATCGGCGGACTGGGCATCATGGTGTTTTCGTTTTTCGGGATGCTGGCATTCAGACGAAAACTCTCCATCGCGGAGAAATTGACTGTTTCCTATATGGTGAGCGAAGATGATATGTCCGGACTGTTTAAAGCGCTGCGGGTAATTATTTTTTCTACATTTTTAGTCGAAGCGGTCAGCGCGGTTTTTTTATTTATCGGTTTTTCGCGTACGATGGGAATGTCGGTAAAGACACTGCAGTTTGCGGCGTTCCATGCCGTTTCCGCATTTTGTAATGCAGGTTTTGCGCTCTTTTCAAATAATCTTGAATCCTTTACCGGAGATCCTATCGTTAGTTTGACCGTGAGTTTTACTATTATCCTCGGCGGTATCGGTTTTGCCGTTATGTACGATGTAGTGCATAAATTGACGGTTGAACTGAAAAACCTTTTTGCAAAAAATAAAAAAACGGTATTCCTGCTTCCGCTTAATACGCAAATTGTGCTTGCCATGACTGCCGGTGCGCTGTTTATCGCTTTTGCAGCATTTTATCTATTAGAGCATACTCATACCATGAAAGATTTTTCGCTGCGTGAACAATACCTCGGCGCTTTTTTCCAAGCGGTAACATTGCGGACGGCGGGCTTTTCGACGGTGTCCTTTGCATCGCTGACCAATGCAACGCTGCTGATGATGGTTTTTGTCATGTTTGCAGGCGGAGCTTCCGGCAGCACCGCAGGCGGTATAAAGCTTAACACCGTTGCGGTAGTGTTTGCCTTTTTCCGGTCGTTTCTTAAAAATGACCGGACGGTTGTGATTAAAAAAATGTCGATCCCCGACGAGCAGGTAAAAAAGGCATTTTTAATTTTCGGCTTTGGACTTTCGATTGTCTGCGCAGCCGTGTTTGTGTTGACCATCACGGAAACGCTGCCTTTTTTACCGATGGTTTTTGAAACGGTTTCCGCCTTTGCTACGGTCGGGCTTTCTACCGGCATAACCTCTCAGTTCAGCGTTGCCGGTAAATTGATCCTGATCTTTTTAATGTTTATCGGCAGGGTTGGCCCGCTTACCATCCTCACTGCTGCCGGAAAAAAGGAACACAGCGATACGGTTGACTATCCTTACGGCGCTATTTCGATCGGTTAA